TGGTTGGTCTACAGGAATACCACTTCAAAAGAGGCATATTTAATCTGAAATTATGTATTTTCCCCAACagtataatcaaaggaaaatgcTATAAGTTGTTTCCTTAGATTTCTGAGACTTTTATGAATGAATCTCAGAACTCATTTGTTACGTGATTATTCTGCAAGTAGTTAttcataatataaatattttattttgtttcacttcTAGCGCCAGAACTGAAATATCCTATATTTCAATCTCTCAAATCATCTTTTGAATTAAATTGGCTGAGTTTCCAATTTCGATATACTATCTCATGAGcactttttcataatttaaagagAACCTGTATTACTTCTTCATAATCAAAGTAATGGACATTTTTCAAGTCCCCAAGTTTCTAGGGGGAAAAGACCAAAACTGtgaaagattctgaaatgcaaGACCCTTAACTTCAGAGCACTTACGCTTATATCTTCTCTAACTAAAATATCACTAAAAAAAGCCAGAAGTTCATTTCCTCTCATCTTCTGAAGTGCTTGGAAATAAACCCTCATTGAAATGCCATAAATGCTTAGATGTTAAGTGTCAATAAAGGTCCCTTCCTTTGAGTGGCTTTTCTGactactgatctttttattgtgtGACAAATAATACTTTCATATAATTAAGACAATTagattttattgaaatgtaattgatttacaatatagtgttaattttaggtgtacagcaaagtgattcatttatatatatatttttcaaattatttaccaTTTTGGTTATTACGAGATATGGAATacagttgcctgtgctatacagtaaatccttgttgggTATCTATTCAATGTATAGTAGCTTGTTAATCCCACACTCCAATTTtatgcctcctcccctcccccctttggtaactgtaactATTTTTATacgtctgagagtctgtttctgttttgtatatagactTATTTGTATTAAAATGATACAGATAAGTGATCTATAAGACACTTATATCTCTAAGACAAATAGCTTTTTACCTAGCACTTCAATGGtcactttctttgcttttctgttgAGACGGTTTTCTTAGGAAAATcaacactattaaaaaaaatcctaaatttgGGGATTTTGTCACCCTCACCTCCAAGGTTACTAGAATATACAACGAGCAACTTCCAACAGAGTTGAAAGGAAAGGTCCTTTCCACTTTCCCAGTCACAATAAAGTGCAAAAATTGCCTGAGTCCCAAACAGTGAGTGACTCgaataaataaacacaatgaaCGCTGGGCTTATTTCCATCATAGGCTATCAGTGCTACTGTCCCTAACACTACAGGAAAGTTTTCAGTCTTCCTGTattttgacaaagaaaaaaaaaaaaaaaaaagtttgccaaaTGATGACCCGCTGCCACGGCAGGTGCCTTTTCATTTGTCCAAACAGCTCTCGGGTGGCGGGGTTGGGCCCTCCTCGCTTTCTCCGCGTCACTGAGGACTGTCTCCGCCCCGGCCGCCCATCCCCCAAGCCCCAGTGATGCTCGGCGGAGTTCGTGAACTCGATCCGCAGATCGCCCTCGCCACGCCAAGTGCACTACAAAAAGCATCGTGCCAGATATGCTTTCCAAATCCTTTCCAAAACCATGTATGCTTTCCAAATCCTCTCTCTCGTTCTCTAAGTCCACTGCATTTATTCCCCCTGGGAAAGTGAATTCAATCCCCCATTCGCACTGGAGGTGCCCAGAAAGGAAATACaccacacgcgcgcgcgcgcgcgcacacacacacacacacacacgtgcacgcatACACACCGTGTCCCTTCCTAATCTCCAACCCTGACAGCAGCACTCAGACAACCAAAGTCCGTTCCCTCCGCGCCACTCGGTCCAAAACACACAATTACAGAAGACTCCTGGCACTGGGGAAACCTGAGGTTTATATGGGTCAATGGTTAATGGGTCTCTTAGGCTGCCCGGACTTTTGAGGCGCTTTGCAGACTTAATCGCCACTTTTCTTGTTGCCCACTACTGAAATCACCCATAATGGGACGCTCCTGCGCCGACCTCACCTCCAGGAGGCCAGCGGGGCGCGGCGACAGCTTGATGCCAGCCCCGTCTCTGGAGGGACACCCCCGGGACCCACGTACGTTGACCCCCAGGAGAACAGCGGCGGCAGAGAGACCGGGGCACTTTATGCGCTCAGCCTTGCGCTCGAGTCTCTTCCCAGCCCTGGGTAATAGAAGGACACCCAGCGCCTCCAagggctgggcagggcaggggggcaAGATCAATAAAGTTCAGGAGGAGGACAGCTTGGGCACTGCGTGCTCCTGAGCTGTGGAAGAGAGGCGCCGAAAGCCAGAGAGCAAGGCGCGAACCCAAAGATCAAGTCGGCCACGTTGGGCGGGGGGCGCGCAGGGACACCAGACCCTCCGGGAGCCGCGGGGGTCGGCGAGGGAGCGGAGAGCACGCGGAGCCCGCGAACTTACGGAAGAAGATGTACTCGGTGTAGCTGCTCCAGATCTTGTCGTCGCGGTACTGGTTGACGAAGGCGGCGGTGCCCGAGGAGTTACACGCCACCATGTGGAAGCCGGCCTCGGACAGGCGGTCGAACGCCTGCTCCAAGTAGGTGAACTTGAGGTAGAAGCGGGACGTGTACTTCTCGGGCGGCCGGTCGGGGTCGCGGCTCTCGTTGAGCGTGTCGCCGAACACCTCCTTGGCCAGCGCGATGCGCCCGCACACCATGATGCGCGCCACGCGCCGGAACTTGGCGTCCGCCTGGTTGTCTCGCACCGTGGTGTAGGAACCGCGGTAGCCGAGCGTGAGGAAGCCCGAGCGCTTGTCcggcgcgccgccgccgccgtgcgcCCCGGGGCCCGAGGGCGCGGCGGCCGCCGCCCCGCGCAGCAGCAGCGCGTCGCTGCTGCCCTGCGAGACGTTGTCCTCCAGGTCGCTCTGGCAGCCCTCGTCGTTGAGCGAGTTCTGCTTGGTGACCTTGGGCGACAGCAGCTTGACCAGGTCGGTGAGCTGGAAGTACTCGGCCTCCCGGAGGAGCCGCTCCTTCTCGGGGAAGTGCTCCGGCAGCGCAAGCTGCTTGTCCCGCAGATAATCCAGCACGTACCTGAAAAGGAAGCCGTCCCGGTCGATGAAGAAGCGCGCCCGGCTGTCTCTGGGCAGCTCGCCCCGGCGTCGGGCGCCGCCCCGGGGGCTGGAAGGCGAGAACATACTGGCCAGAGTGCTGTCCGGGACGCTGAGCAGCGTCGAGTGCTTGGTCACATAGACCTGGCCCCCTACGTTCAGCTCCACCACCTCGGGGAAGGGCGAGGGCACGCAGGGCCCCGGGGCGGCGGCTGCCGACGCGCCGGGGGAGCTGGTCGAGGAGACCATCTCGCTAATGGGCAGGATGGTGCCGCCGCCGCTGCCCGTGTCCTTCAAAGCCATGGTCCCCCCGCCGCCGGCCAAGGGACCCTGGAGCGCAGCACTCTCTCCTTCCCGAAACCCGTGCCCTGCGCCCCGGGTGGTGTGCGCCTGCTGCGCCCTCGGGCCGGGCGGCGCGTTCCTCCGGCCGGGGCGGCCCGGTTCACGgctcggggcggcggcggcggcggcgcccggGCTCCATCGGGGAGCGGCGCGCGGGAGAGGAGCTCTGCGGgcgccgcggcggcggcggcggcagaggCGCCAGGAGGAGCGGCTGCTCCTTTGGGGCGAAGGCGGGGAAGTGTGAGAGAGACTTGCGGGAGGCTCTCTTAGGCGGCCGCTCGGCTCTCCGCGGGGCGGGCGGGAGGAGGGGCCGCAGCGAGGAAAACTCGCCGCCCCAGCAGCTGGCGAGCGCGCCGCGAGCCCGGAGCGCGGACGGGGGCGCTGACTACCCCTCACAGCCCGGGAGGCGAGGCTGACGTCAAGCCCAGGCCTGGGACCCGAGCCGCAGCTGCCATTTAAAGAGGTAGGTGCCAGCCTCTGGCTGCGGGGCTCCGACGCTAGGGGGCGGAGCCGAGGGCAGAGCCTGGAGGGGATGCTACTTGGCAGCGAGCGGGGAGACGGGGAGAGGCGGGCAGGGATCCGACCACGAACGGGAAAGGCCAGCTTTCTCtccttcattcatttcattccCTTCTTCCGTCCGTCCTTCTCTTCCTCCGCTGCCCTTGTTCGCCCAGTAAAACTGTTTTTATGCTGGCATTAAGGTggaaagtggggtggggggttggattatttaaaaaaaaaaaaaaacctaggctCCTAATCTGAAATGACGACAAATGTTGGCAGGAGGGTTTTGATTGTCGAAAGACTGGCAGCGGGGGAGGGGGTTGAATCTCCTGTAGTGGTTTTAGCATGGTTTTTTGAAGTGAAAGGCGAAATGCATGAACCTCTATTACATTCCGGTGTCATGATTGCCTAGTAAACTGCATGCGCTATGTGCAGTTGAAGAATTTTTAAGACTGAAATCTGATTTCAGTTCACAAAACTAATCACAGATTGTGGTAACGCGACGGTTCTCTCCTTTCATTTCGTCAGTGTTTGATtcatagtagatgcttaataacTGTTTATGAAGAAAGGGACGGAGCCCGGGAGGAAACTTAGTCTGTTTGTTCCTAGTTTCCTATCTTGATTTGTCCTTTGATTaatctctccttttccctttcaACTCCATAGGGCAAGAGAAATGGTTTACATTTTATTACTTATCTAACCCCAAGAGTCAGGTCacaaatgaaaattataagaaTTTAAACTCACTTTAATTTCCATTTGTACACAACACAGGTCCAGTCTTTTAAGATCAGCATTATTTGTGATAAAGAGTGAGGCTAGAGATGCAAATGAACCTCACTTCTGCCTATTCCTCCTGGGGCATGCTTTTCTGTTGGGAACCACAAAGAATCattaatttatataaagttcaaaggagaaaaagtatACTGTGGCACAAGTAGATTGCTTCACAAACTATAGTATTATAGATGAACTTTATCCACTAACAAAATAATGTACAGATTTTCACGTCTTAAAAATTCCATATGCCTACTTAGGATTCCTTCTCTTTGAATctaacatacacacaaacaatAAACTCTAATTTTTAAGaagtaataaattattatttagagtattaaaaactatatttaattAATTGATCCCTATAAGCCACATCCCCAGAAAATGTTGTATCAGTTTTGAAGTTAGACTGCCTGAGACTGAAAACACACCGAAGAAAGAACACAGTGTATTTGCTGAAGGTCTAAGACTTAAAACTGAGCGTAAATTGTCCATCTTCATGCAGTCCTCTTATCCCAGCCTCCCCTAAATTTATAAACCAGTCAAACTAAGAAGAATAATTGATTTTGCCCTTCTTCACTTAAAAAGTAACATCAGAAAACacctgaaaatttaaaataatcattcttGGGAAATGAATTAATAGAAGCTTTATAATCTTTATAGATGAATGAATAGTAAAGTCTCAAACCACTACTAATGAAGCTCATTTATCATGAGGTAAGTGTCCCTAATGATAAGTATGTTATAGACATAGAAATGTAATGAAGTGGATGTataatacatatgcatatgtgtatatgagGTCTCCAGTATCATCAGGTTGCAAtccattttaatctttttaattgcATAAAGTATGCTTATAAGATGAAATAGCCTAAAATGTGTACTCTAAATGAATCATCTTAGAAATTCTTAGTGAATTGCATCATATGATGTATTACTTTTTTGAAATCTTTCAACCATGATTGAACATTTTTCCTTAACCCCTTCCATCCCCACACTCCTCTTAatctcacccctcccccaactAAACTCTCCAGCCAAACTCCAAATTGTACAAATCTCAGGTCCAAAATCTCTTTACCAGTGGTTCTTCTGGCTAGGAATGCCTTTCCTTTTCCACGAGTTCCCTAATCTTTTCTCCCTGTTTATTGCTTCCCTGAGGTTTCATCTTAAAAAGTGCTTCCTCTGGAAATCTTTCAGACTTATAACAAACCAGCTGTTCCCACACAGGTGTTCCTATGCTTACACAAggacaggtgtttttttttatcACACTGATGTGTCCTTGTTTCCCATCAGATAAAAGTATGGCATACATCCGTATGCACTACCCATCCCCAGCATCATGCCTAGCCCTTAGAAGACAGTCCATCTCTGATGAATGCTAACTGCAGAGAAGTGTGTTCATATCACAAATGGACGACAGAGCATCAGCTGAGTGCTAGACGCTGGGCTAAGCAATGAGATTGCAGAGATAAATGAGACTAATTCCTTCACAATTAAAATcaggaaaagtgaaaacagaatcTGATTGAAATAAAATCAGATCTAaaggagagaaagcaagaaagagacaAGCACTATTGGAGCAGTTGTTTCACTATTGGAGCAGTTGTTTTGGTGAATTGAGAAAACAGCAAATACTATAATTAGAACTATCTTGGTCTAAGCCACAGACAccattaatgttccctggatcaACTTAATCacaaggattcagttcagttcagtcactcagtcgtgttcaactctttgcaaccccatgaacctcagcacgccgggcctccctgtccatcaccaactccagagtttactcaaactcatgtccattgagttggtgatgccatccaaccatcacatcctctgttgtccccttctcctcctgccttcagtctttcccaaaatcagggtcttttcaaatgagtcagctcttcgcatcaggtggccaaaatattggagtttcagtttaacatcagtccttccaatgaacacccaggactgatctccttcaggatggactggttggatctccttgcagttcaagggactctcaagagtcctctccaacaccacagttcaaaagcatcaattcttcagcgctcagctttctttatagtccaactctcacatccatacatgaccactggaaaaaccatagccttaactagatggacctttgttggcaaagtgatgtctctgctttttaatatgctgtctagattggtcataactttccttccaaagagtaagcgtcagtgattttagagcccagaaaaataaagtcttccactgtttccccatctattcaccatgaagtgatgagactggatgccatgatcttagttttctgaatgttaaactttaagccaactttttcactctcctctttcactttcatcaagaggctctttagttcctcttcactttctgccataagggtcgtgtcatctgcatttctgaggttattgacatttctcccagcaatcttgattccagcttgtgcttcttccagcccagcgtttctcatgatgtactctgcatataagttaaataagcagggtgacagtatacagccttgagatactccttttcctatttggaaccagtctgttattccatgtcctgttctaactgttgcttcctgacctgcatacaggtttctcgagagacaggtcaggtggtctggtattcccacctctttcagaattttccatagttcattgtgatccacacagtcaaagactttggcatagtcaataaagcagaaatagatgtttttctggaactctcttgctttttcaatgatccagtgaatgttggcaatttgatctctggttcctctgccttttctaaatccagcttgaacatctggaagttcacggttcacgtattgctgaagcctggcttgggaattttgagcattactttactagcgtgtgagataattggaattttgcggtag
The nucleotide sequence above comes from Cervus elaphus chromosome 17, mCerEla1.1, whole genome shotgun sequence. Encoded proteins:
- the KCTD8 gene encoding BTB/POZ domain-containing protein KCTD8 — translated: MALKDTGSGGGTILPISEMVSSTSSPGASAAAAPGPCVPSPFPEVVELNVGGQVYVTKHSTLLSVPDSTLASMFSPSSPRGGARRRGELPRDSRARFFIDRDGFLFRYVLDYLRDKQLALPEHFPEKERLLREAEYFQLTDLVKLLSPKVTKQNSLNDEGCQSDLEDNVSQGSSDALLLRGAAAAAPSGPGAHGGGGAPDKRSGFLTLGYRGSYTTVRDNQADAKFRRVARIMVCGRIALAKEVFGDTLNESRDPDRPPEKYTSRFYLKFTYLEQAFDRLSEAGFHMVACNSSGTAAFVNQYRDDKIWSSYTEYIFFRPPQKIVSPKQEHEDRKQDKVTDKGSESGTSCNELSTSSCDSHSEASTPQDNAPSAQQATAHQPNTLTLDRPSKKAPVQWMPPPDKRRNSELFQTLISKSRETNLSKKKVCEKLSVEEEMKKCIQDFKKIHIPDYFPERKRQWQSELLQKYGL